One segment of Rhodopirellula baltica SH 1 DNA contains the following:
- a CDS encoding DoxX family protein, producing the protein MKQRLLLGTPQQVSLGMLGLRIAFGCFMLVHGIQKLMGFTAMAESFPDPLGMGHQLSLLCAIGAEVGCSVLLILGLGTRFAVLNLAFTMCVALFLVHGSDPWKVKELAAVYLAVYAVIFVTGPGEFSLDQKLFGTQESDAV; encoded by the coding sequence ATGAAACAACGACTATTACTTGGAACCCCCCAACAAGTTTCACTCGGCATGCTTGGCTTACGCATTGCCTTTGGCTGCTTCATGCTTGTCCATGGCATTCAAAAGTTGATGGGCTTTACGGCGATGGCTGAAAGCTTCCCTGATCCGCTAGGAATGGGACATCAGCTAAGCCTTCTCTGCGCCATCGGTGCCGAAGTCGGTTGCTCGGTACTATTGATCCTTGGACTTGGCACACGATTCGCCGTTTTGAACCTTGCGTTCACAATGTGTGTTGCACTCTTCTTGGTTCACGGCAGTGACCCATGGAAGGTAAAAGAACTGGCAGCGGTCTACCTCGCTGTGTATGCCGTGATCTTTGTCACAGGGCCCGGTGAGTTCTCGCTGGATCAGAAGCTCTTTGGAACGCAGGAGTCCGATGCTGTTTGA
- a CDS encoding SDR family oxidoreductase, whose product MNETTKKTAIVTGSSRGIGAAVAKRLARDGFNVLVNYSGSKDPASEVVNTIETEGGHAIAVQADVSDSAAVKRMFDSAEAAYGGVDVLVNNAGIMKLASIADCDDAIFDAQVAVNFRGTFNGMREAGIRLRDGGRIINFSTTVVGMKFETYGVYAGIKAAIETMTAIMAKEMRGRNITVNAVAPGPTGTALFLEGKSDELVEKLSKASPLERLGTPEDIANVVAFLAGPDGAWVNGQTLRANGGMV is encoded by the coding sequence ATGAATGAAACAACCAAAAAAACTGCAATCGTCACCGGTTCGTCGCGTGGGATCGGGGCAGCCGTCGCCAAGCGTCTGGCCAGAGATGGGTTCAACGTCCTCGTCAATTATTCTGGCAGTAAGGATCCCGCGAGCGAGGTCGTGAACACAATCGAGACCGAAGGCGGTCATGCCATCGCAGTCCAGGCGGACGTTTCCGATTCCGCCGCGGTCAAACGGATGTTCGACAGCGCCGAGGCAGCTTACGGTGGTGTCGATGTGCTGGTGAATAACGCCGGCATCATGAAACTGGCTTCGATCGCGGACTGCGACGACGCGATCTTTGACGCTCAGGTTGCTGTGAACTTTCGAGGCACATTCAACGGCATGCGCGAGGCTGGAATTCGCCTGCGGGATGGCGGGCGGATCATCAATTTCTCCACCACGGTCGTCGGGATGAAGTTTGAAACATACGGCGTGTATGCGGGCATCAAAGCCGCCATCGAAACGATGACGGCGATCATGGCGAAGGAAATGCGCGGACGAAACATCACGGTCAACGCAGTCGCTCCCGGACCGACGGGCACCGCATTGTTCCTAGAAGGCAAGTCCGATGAGTTAGTCGAGAAGTTGTCGAAAGCGTCGCCGCTTGAACGATTGGGGACTCCCGAAGACATTGCCAATGTTGTGGCCTTTCTCGCTGGGCCGGATGGAGCTTGGGTCAACGGTCAGACCCTGCGCGCCAATGGCGGCATGGTCTGA